The genomic DNA TACGAGCTGGCCAACGGCGGCGAGACGATCATGGTGCCGTCCACCGAGGTGGCCCGGCTGCGGCTGGACCTGGCCGCCGAGGGCCTGCCCGGCTATGGCGTGATCGGCTACGAGATCTTCGACGACCTCGACGCCCTCGGCACCACCAGCAACATCATCGAGATCAACCAGCGGCGCGCCATCGAGGGCGAGCTGGCACGGACGATCCGCTGGCTCGACGCGGTCGAGAATGCACGGGTGCACCTGGTACTGCCGCAGCGCACCACCTTCAGTCGCGAGACCCAGCCGCCCAGCGCCTCGATCATCCTCGACATCCGCGGCGGCCGGACCCTTTCGCCCGGTCAGGTCGTCGCGATCCAGAACCTGGTCGCCTCCGCGGTCAACCAGATGACGCCGGACGAGGTCTCGATCATCGACCAGACCGGTCGGCTGCTGACCGAGTCGAGCCAGACCTCGGGCTCCGACCAGCTGCAGGGCGCCTACGAGACCGACCTCGAGCACCAGATCGTCGAACTGCTGAGCGCCTATGTCGGGGCCGGCCACGTGCAGGCCAAGGTGACGGCGACGATGAACTTCGACCTCGTCACCGAGTCGCAGACTTCGTACGACCCGGCGGGCGCCGTCCCGTCCGAGACCACGACGATCGAGCGCTCGCAGGAGTCGACCGACCAGCAGAGCGCCGACGGCGTGACCGTGCTGACCGAGCTGCCCAACCCGCAGGGCGGCGCCAACCCCGGCACCACCAGCCTCAGCCGCGACAGCAGCACCGAGGAGCGCGTCACCAACCTGGTCTCCGTGCAGGAGACCCAGCGCACGGTCGCACCCGGGGCGGTCCAGCGGCTGTCGATCGCCGTCATCCTCGACGGCTCCTACGACCGTGCTCGTGACCACCGATGCCGACGGCAACGAGGTCAGCGAGATCACCTACCGGCCGCGCACCCAGGAAGAACTGGATCATGCTCGCCGGTCGCCTCCGGCGGTCGGCTTCGACGCGCGGCGATACCATCGAGGTGCAGAACCTGCAGTTTGCCGACGGTGCGAGCCGGGTCGAGCCGGCGTTGAAGGCGATGCCGAGGCCGGCGGCTTTCTGACGGCCTCGGCATCGACATGATGCGGCTGATCGAAATCGTGCTGCTGGGCGTGCTCGGCCTGGTCGCGATGCTGCTCGTCGTGCGCCCGCTGCTGCGCGGGGTGGCGGGCGGCGCCGGCGGCGGGGTGCTGGCGCTTGCCGGCGACTGCCGGAGGGCAGCTGGCCATCGCCGGCGGCGTCGGCCCTGACGGCCAGCCGCCGCTGCTGACCGCCGGCGGCGAGGCTACGCAGACCGAGGGCGGCCAGGCCGGCGGTGCCGGCGGCAACCGGCAGGCGGTCGCCAAGCGCAGCGAGATGGACGAGTTCATCGACCTCGCCCAGATCGAGGGCCAGGTCCGCCGCGAGTCGATCAGCCGCGTCAGCGACCTGATCGATCAGAACCCGGGCGAGGCGGTGGCGCTGCTGCGTAGCTGGCTCTACGCCGGACGGGGCTGATCGCCGTGGCAGCCGCGCACTACCGCAGTCTCGAGACCTATGAGAAGCTGACCGGCCCGGATCGGGTCGCGATCCTGATGCTCGCCCTCGGCGACGAGCATGTCTCGAAGCTGTTCACCGAGATGCAGGACGAGGAGATCCGCGAGATCTCGCAGCACATGGCGTCGCTGGGCGCCGTGGCCTCCGAGGTGGTCGAGCAGCTGTTCAAGGATTTCGCCCAAGGCCTGATGTCGTCGGGCGCCCTGATGGGCACCTATGACAGCACGGAGCGATTGCTGTCGAAGATCCTGCCCGACAAGCGCGTCGAGCAGATCATGGAGGAGATCCGCGGCCCGGCCGGCCGGACGATGTGGGAGAAGCTGGCCAACGTCAACGAGACCGTGCTGGCCAACTACCTGAAGAACGAATACCCGCAGACCGTGGCGGTGGTGCTGTCGAAGGTGCGGGCGGACCACGCCTCGCGCGTGCTGACCAACCTGCCCGAAGGCTTCGCCATGGAAGTGGTGATGCGCATGCTGCGCATGGAATCGGTGCAGAAGGAGGTGCTCGACGACGTCGAGAAGACCCTGCGCAACGAGTTCATGAGCAACCTCGCGCGCACCAACCGCCGCGACGCCCACGAGATGATGGCCGACATCTTCAACAACCTCGACCGCTCGACCGAGAGCCGGTTCCTGTCGGCCCTGGAGGAGCGGAACCGCGACGCGGCCGAGAAGATCAAGTCGCTGATGTTCACGTTCGAGGACCTGGGCAAGCTCGACGCCACCTCGGTGCAGAAGCTGATGAGCAAGGTGCCGAAGGACAAGCTGGCCATGTGCCTGAAGGGCGCGTCGGAAAGCCTGCGCCAGCTGTTCGTCGGCAACATGTCGGAGCGTGCCGCCAAGCTGATGAAGGAGGACATGGTCGCCATGGGCCCGGTCCGCCTGAAGGACGTCGACGAGGCGCAGTCGCAGATGATCGCGATCGCGAAGGACCTGGCCGCCAGCGGCGAGATCGTCATCAACGAAGGCAAGGGCGAGGACGAGCTGGTCTACTGACCGGGCTCCCCGATGGATCGCGTCGTGGAAAAATTCCTGTTCGATACGTCGTTCGACTCGTCCGAAAGGGCGCGGCCCGAGCCGGAGCCGGAGCCGGAGCCGACATTCGGCATTTCGGAGCTGGAAGCGGCGCGCGCGGCGGCCTTCGCCGAGGGCCAGGCGGCCGGCGAAACGGCCGCGCTGCAGCGCATCGACGGGGCGACGCGCGATGCGCTCGGCCAGATCGACGGCCGGCTCGGCGCGCTGCGCGAGCAGCTCGGCTACGTCGCCGACCAGGCACGGCGCGACGGCATGGCGGTGGCGATGGCTGCGATCCGCACGCTCTACCCCCGCCTGGCCGCCACGCACGGGCTGCAGGAGATCGAAACCGTAGTGGCGCAGTGCCTGGAGCTGGCCCGGCACGAGCCGGCCATCGTGTTCAAGTTCCACCCGGACGTGCAGGAGCAGGCCAGCGCACCGCTGGAGGCGATGGCGGCGGCACGGGCCTATCCCGGCAAGCTGGTGATCCTGGCCGACCCCAAGCTGCCGGTGGACGGCTGCGCGGTGGAGTGGGCCGACGGCGGCGCCGAGCGCAACTGCGATGCGCTGATGGAGCAGATCCAGGCGCTGGTGGCCCAGGCGATGGGCGGAAATGCACAGCCGGCGAGCCCGGCCGCCACGGCCGCGGAAGCGGTCGCCGAGGATGATGGCGCACAGGAGGCGCGGTGATGAGCGACGACGGCGATCTGGTCCTGGACAACCTGGACGACGATGAAGGCGAGATGGACATGGCTGCGGCCATGGCCGAGATGGCG from Alphaproteobacteria bacterium includes the following:
- the fliF gene encoding flagellar basal-body MS-ring/collar protein FliF; amino-acid sequence: MQGLITTLRSLGPGRIIALGLVAAGLIGLFAYIFARFSAADMSPLFAGLEPTDSTAIVAELDSRGIEYELANGGETIMVPSTEVARLRLDLAAEGLPGYGVIGYEIFDDLDALGTTSNIIEINQRRAIEGELARTIRWLDAVENARVHLVLPQRTTFSRETQPPSASIILDIRGGRTLSPGQVVAIQNLVASAVNQMTPDEVSIIDQTGRLLTESSQTSGSDQLQGAYETDLEHQIVELLSAYVGAGHVQAKVTATMNFDLVTESQTSYDPAGAVPSETTTIERSQESTDQQSADGVTVLTELPNPQGGANPGTTSLSRDSSTEERVTNLVSVQETQRTVAPGAVQRLSIAVILDGSYDRARDHRCRRQRGQRDHLPAAHPGRTGSCSPVASGGRLRRAAIPSRCRTCSLPTVRAGSSRR
- the fliG gene encoding flagellar motor switch protein FliG gives rise to the protein MAAAHYRSLETYEKLTGPDRVAILMLALGDEHVSKLFTEMQDEEIREISQHMASLGAVASEVVEQLFKDFAQGLMSSGALMGTYDSTERLLSKILPDKRVEQIMEEIRGPAGRTMWEKLANVNETVLANYLKNEYPQTVAVVLSKVRADHASRVLTNLPEGFAMEVVMRMLRMESVQKEVLDDVEKTLRNEFMSNLARTNRRDAHEMMADIFNNLDRSTESRFLSALEERNRDAAEKIKSLMFTFEDLGKLDATSVQKLMSKVPKDKLAMCLKGASESLRQLFVGNMSERAAKLMKEDMVAMGPVRLKDVDEAQSQMIAIAKDLAASGEIVINEGKGEDELVY
- a CDS encoding FliH/SctL family protein gives rise to the protein MEKFLFDTSFDSSERARPEPEPEPEPTFGISELEAARAAAFAEGQAAGETAALQRIDGATRDALGQIDGRLGALREQLGYVADQARRDGMAVAMAAIRTLYPRLAATHGLQEIETVVAQCLELARHEPAIVFKFHPDVQEQASAPLEAMAAARAYPGKLVILADPKLPVDGCAVEWADGGAERNCDALMEQIQALVAQAMGGNAQPASPAATAAEAVAEDDGAQEAR